The Girardinichthys multiradiatus isolate DD_20200921_A chromosome 6, DD_fGirMul_XY1, whole genome shotgun sequence genome window below encodes:
- the basp1 gene encoding brain acid soluble protein 1 homolog translates to MGGKLSKKKKGYNVNDDKSKDKDAKAEGVSAEESEAPKDKKDEAPEASDAKEVANDTAAKETPAADAAAPKEEEKNAAPALKESEKPSTNAEPKTEAPKSAEAAKADEKPGAPTPAKESAPVTNEPGAKTAAPGPAAESKGEADAKKTEAPAAPAAKAEVTPATSPDPKPTEAAAPAAPKEAAAAPSSTPAAEPTKEANATEAPSKDQTVAVQD, encoded by the coding sequence ATGGGAGGCAAGCTCAGCAAAAAGAAGAAGGGGTACAATGTAAACGACGACAAGTCCAAAGACAAGGATGCCAAGGCAGaaggtgtctctgctgaggagAGTGAAGCACCGAAAGACAAGAAAGATGAGGCCCCTGAGGCCAGCGATGCTAAAGAAGTAGCGAACGATACGGCTGCCAAGGAGACACCGGCTGCGGATGCTGCAGCGCCaaaggaggaagaaaagaaTGCTGCTCCTGCCTTAAAGGAGTCGGAAAAACCTTCCACCAACGCTGAACCGAAAACAGAGGCACCTAAAAGCGCAGAGGCTGCCAAGGCTGACGAGAAACCAGGTGCCCCTACTCCGGCCAAAGAATCGGCTCCCGTCACCAACGAGCCAGGGGCGAAGACCGCTGCACCTGGCCCTGCAGCCGAGAGCAAAGGGGAGGCTGACGCCAAAAAGACTGAGGCCCCCGCTGCTCCAGCGGCCAAAGCTGAGGTGACCCCGGCTACTTCTCCTGACCCTAAGCCCACAGAGGCGGCAGCTCCTGCGGCACCAAAAGAGGCTGCTGCTGCACCTAGTTCAACACCAGCCGCCGAACCTACCAAGGAGGCAAACGCCACAGAGGCACCAAGCAAGGATCAAACCGTAGCAGTTCAAGATTAA